From Pseudomonas sp. stari2:
ATGGGGCGGGTGATTGCCGACTGGCATGGGGGACTTCCTCGTCTTGTTATTGGATAGACCACCGAGTGTCGAAGCGTCGGCCGATAAGCCCTGGCTTCCCGACACCGCGCCGGCCTCGTGGGCGGACGCGTCCTCCAGGTCCGGGCCTGAGGATCAGCGGGGCTGGCAGTATAAAAAGCTTCCAGCAGGATATTTCACTCTAAAAAACGACTTATTCAGCGACAAGCATCGTTATAAATCGGCATTTCGAGATAAACACTCCTGAAAAAACCGGATTATTCACTGCCGAAATGGGCGCCGAGTATTGCACAGCAATGGTGCAGCGTCATGCCCCTACCCAAGTCGTATTTACCCGCGAACCGCTCTGATCCGCGCCTTTTCAAGACCTGCGCAGGCGTTGCTGACGGATTGCCCACTGCGCAGATTTGTTCAGGGTCGAAGCTTCACAATTTTTTCACCCGCGCCAACCACCGACTAAGCTTCAGTCAAGTCCGATCAATCTGCGTGAATGGATCAATCGACTATGGGCGCTTTGTGGCAAACCGATTCGAGTGAAAAAGTGGTTCCGACTGAACGTGTGGATGAAGCGCCTGTACCTGAGAAACCCCGTCGTAACCGGCATGGGTGGAAGGCTTTCTGGCTCCTGTTGGTGATCATTGCGATTGTCGTGGGCCTGGCTGCGATGAAGGAAATGCGCACTTCGCGCTTTCAGTCCCGCGAAGTCAGCCAGTACGCCGCCAAATTGACCTATGAACTGCAACCGGGTCCCAGCGAAGCCATTCGTTATCCGGGCAACGGGCCGTTCGATCTGCGTCTGGGGTACAGCTCGCTGGACGAATTCCTGCCACGACTGCTCAAGCGCAATTACGTGATCACCGAACAGACGCGCTTCTCGCCAGCGCTGCTCGGCTATACCGACAAGGGCCTGTTCGTGCCCTACTCCGAGAAAATCCAGGCCGGGCTGTCGATCACCGATTGCCGCGCCGCACCGCTGTATCAGTACAACTATCCACAGCAGCTGTATTCGAGTTTCGAGTCGATCCCGCCGGTGGTGGTCAACAGCCTGTTGTTCATCGAAAACCGCTTCCTGCTCGACCCCAAACAACCGCTGGCCAACCCGGCGGTGGACTGGCCGCGCTTCGGCATGGCCGCGTGGTCGCAGGTTGCCAAGTTGCTGCACTTGCCGGGACAGTCGGCGGGCGGCAGCACCTTGGCCACGCAGCTGGAAAAATACCGCCACTCGCCTGACGGGCTGACGGTGAACGGCGCCGAGAAAATCCGCCAGATGATTTCCGCCAGCGTGCGTGCCTATCAGGCCGGCCCGGATACCTTGCCGGCGCGGCGCAACATCATTCGTGACTACCTCAACAGCGTGCCATTGTCGGCGGTACCGGGGCATGGCGAAGTCCACGGCATGGCCGAAGGTTTGCGGGTCTGGTACGGCGCCGATTTCAACGAAGCCAACAAAAAACTCGCCAGTACCGCGACCGATCCACAGACCATGGCCGACAAGGGCCTGGCCCTGCGCGAAATGCTCTCGCTGATGATCGCCCAGCGTCGTCCTTCGCATTACCTGACCAAGGGCCGGGAAGAACTGGCCGACCTCACCGACAGCCACTTGCGCCTGCTTAAACAGAACGGCGTGATCGACAACGCGCTGGCCGATGCCGCCCTGGCCAGCAAGGTCACTTACCGCGACTGGCAGACCCAGCCGACCATCCAGCCGATCGAGACCAACAAAGGCATCAGCGTCGCCCGCAGCCGTCTGGCCTCGATGCTCAATCGTCCGCTGTACGATCTCGACCGCCTCGATCTCTCGGCCACCAGCACCCTGCAAGGTGAGCTGCAAACCCAGGCCACCGCCTACCTGAAAAAACTCGCCGACCCGGCCTACGCCGCCGAGATAGGCCTGATGGGCGAACGCCTACTGACGCCCACCAGCACCACCCAGGTGCGCTACAGCTTTACCCTGTTCGAGCTGACTCCGGACGGTTCACGCGTGCGAGTGCAGACCGACAGCACCGACCAGCCCTTCGACATCAACGAGGGCAGCAAACTGGAACTGGGCTCGACGGCGAAGATGCGCGTGCTGACCACTTACCTGCAAATCATCTCCGAACTGCATGACAAGTACGGCGCCATGACCGTACCGGAACTGAAGAAAGTCGACGTGCCGGATCAGGATCGCCTGAGCCAGTGGGTGATTGATTACTTGATCCAGAACAAGGATCACGACCTGTCGAAGATGCTCGGCGCAGCCCTCGACCGCAAATACTCCGCCAGTCCCGGCGAGGCGTTTTTCACCGGTGGCGGCCTGCATGTGTTCCATAACTTTCGCAAGGAAGACAACGGTCGCATGCCGACTTTGCGCGATGCTCTGCGCGAGTCGATCAACCTGCCGTTCATTCGCCTGATGCGCGATCTGGTGCGCTACACCACCTACTCCGGTCCCAACAACAGCGCCGAACTGCTTAAGGACGACCGTGACCCGCGCCGTCAGGAATACCTCGCTTCGTTCGCCGACCGCGAAGGCACTTCGTTTCTGCTCAAGTTCTGGAAGAAGTACAAGAACAAGGACACCCAGGCCCGTCTCGATACCTTCCTCGACAGCATGCGCCCGACGCCGATCCGCATGGCCGCCGTACACCGTTACCTGCTGCCCAATGCAAGTCAGCAGGACTTCAACACCTTTGTGCGCTCGCATCTCAAGGGCGCCAAACTTACCGAGAAACTCACCGACGAACGCCTTGAACGGCTCTACCTCGCCTACGGCCCCGGTACCTACGATCTACCGGATCAAGGCTTCATCGCCAAGGTTCACCCGCTGGACCTGTGGCTGATCGGCTACCTGCTCAACCACCCGGACGCGACCTGGAGCCAGATCGTCAAGGCCAGTCAGTTCGAGCGTCAGGAAGTCTATAGCTGGCTGTTCAAGAGCAAACACAAGGGCGCCCGCGACAGCCGTATCCGCACCATGCTGGAGATCGAAGCGTTCCTCGACATCCATCAGCGCTGGCAGAAAGTCGGCTATCCGTTCGATCATCTGGTGCCATCGCTGGCCACTGCCATCGGCAGCTCCGGCGACCGCCCCGCCGCCCTGGCCGAGTTGATCGGCACCATCCTCAACGACGGTGTGCGCATGCCGACCCTGCGCATCGACAGCCTGCATTTTGCTGCCGGCACGCCTTACGAAACCCGCTTGGTCAACGACCCGCACGTAGGCAAACGAGTGATGCCGTCAGAAGTGGCCAAGGCGATGCGCGAAGCGTTGTCGCAAGTGGTGGACTCGGGAACGGCCAAACGTGTTTCCGGCAGTTTCAAAATGGCCGACGGCCAACCACTCATCATGGGCGGCAAGACCGGCACCGGTGACAACCGCATCGAAGCCATCGGCTCCGGCGGACGGATCCTCAGTTCCAAATCGATCAACCGTACGGCGACCTTCGTGTTCTACATCGGCGACACCCACTTCGGTACGCTTACCGCTTATGTCCCCGGGCGCTCCGCAGAGAATTTCAAGTTCACATCGGCATTGCCGGTGCAGGTGCTCAAAGGCATGGCGCCGATCCTCAACAACTATCTGCAACCGGGTAGTCACACCCAATGCCAGCCCGTGGAGGTTGCGCGCCGCTGAAAAAGCGGCGTGTCACTTGCCCGGTTTCGCCTACGGGTCATATTTATTTGGTTTTCATATTCAAATTCAAGAACATGAATCACGGTATGACCCCGTCTTCCGACAGGATAATTTGAGTTTCATTTAAGCAGCAGAGGAATACGCTAGTTATCTTCTGACAAACGAAATGGAATTCAGATGTCCAACTTTCAAACTAACAGCCACCGCCTAAAAACAACGTTTATTCAGTCAAGAGGCCGACACTACGATTTCATAAAAAACAATATCCACGACACATTCAAACATACATCGCTGCACCGGGCTCTGGCATTGAGCACAGCCACTCTGAATAAACAGCCATGGCACGAAAAACCTGACCAGACGCCGGCAAAAACCGCCAACCTCGCCGCCTGGAAGGCCCAAAACCAGACTGATCAAGCCCTTGGCAAAATCAAAAGTCTTGAAGCGTTCGCCGTGCACTTGCTGGAAAACGGCCTGAAGGAAAAGTTCGGACTTGCTGTCAATGTCAAGCAAACTTACTTGAGATTGTATTTCCCGAAGGAGACACCTTGGTACATCATCAACGTCCTGCCCGGCGTTGCCAGTCGAACCGTATCCCTGCTGGATGCAGCGCTGCACAACTTTGCAAGTAACGAGACATTTACTGCCGATTCCGATTTCATCAGTAAACCCGATGAAAATGGACACTTCGACGTTCTGGGTATCAAGAAAACGCTATCTATCGAACAGTTCAAGAACTTGTGTCGGGAACTGGATATAGGGAAACGTTATACCCGCTATCTGCGACACCATTTGCTGCCACGCGATCCCGCATCCAGAGCAGCCATAGAGCATCAGACAACGCAAAGCCAGAAAGCCACGCTGATATTTGCTGCACATCTGGCCTTGTTGACCGGCGACATCGGAACCAATGCACATGATGTGATCATGGGCATGGTCGAAGGGCAAACCGGGCTGACGCTCGATGGCAAGGTCATGCAGTGCTGTGAGCTCTCGATCATGGATGCCGCGCTGACCGGGATTGTCCTGTTCACCTCGGTCCGGCAGCAAAGCGCTGGCGAGGACCGGATGATCGCTTACGTTCCCCATGACCCCGAGCACCCGCTGAAGGAGTACGCCTCGTCTCTGGAGTTCGTCAAGGAACTCACCCGCCAGCTACGTGCCAACGAGCCGCTCTCCAAAGGCCGGGGCAACTATTGGCAGTTCTTCAGTCAGTTCATCGATCAGCAGCAGCGCGGGCATTTTTTCGCAACGCTCGAACAGCGTCTGAGCAAGATCAAATGGTCGGAGCAAAGGGCCCCTCTGGATCCAGGGCCGACCTGGCGTCCCGTTCCGGTGGAGAAACCCGCTCTGGCATTTCGCGTGCGACCGGTCACGCAAAATCTGTGGAAGCATCAGTACCAGCGCAAGATCGACAAGATTCTCAATGACGCACGAGACATCGCCGTCTCGACGGAAATGGCCGACCAGAACTCGCGCCGGGCGTGGTGGGACAACTTCGAAAAAATCCTCTCGGACATCTTCAACGCAGCGCTGTTGGTCATCACGCCATTCGTGCCTTTTCTGGGAGAACTGATGCTGGCCTACACCGCTTACCAGATAGCGACCGACGTCTTCGAAGGGATTCTGGACTTGACCCAGGAAAACTGGGCCGAGATGGGTGAGCATCTGACCGCAATCGTGACAGACATTGCCCAGTTGGCGGCCCTCTCGGCGGGAGTGGCCATCGGCGCCGAATTTCGCCTCAAGTTGTCGTCTCTGATCGACGGCATGCAACCGGTCATTTCATCTGACGGCAACACCCGCTTGTGGCACCCCGATCTCGTTCCTTACGAACTCGCCGGGCCACCGCCACCGCCTGGATCACGTCGTGACGCCAAGGGCCTTTTTCAGCATGCGGGCAGAAACGTGTTGTTGCTCGATGGCAAGACCTATGAAGTCAGACAGGACTCCCACGACGGCCAGCATCGCATTCAGCATCCTGAACGCCCGCAGGCCTACGCACCGAAACTTCGCCACAACGGTCGGGGAGCCTGGGTTCATGAAGGTGAAAAACCGGGAGATTGGGCGGCCCCGAAACTGATGCGCCGCCTCGGCCCTTCGGCGGAAGGCTTCAGTGACCGGCAACTGGAGAATATCCGCCGGATCAGCGGCACGGAGGATCACGCACTGCGTCAGATGTATATCGATAACGCGTCCCCCCCGTTGTTGCTGGAGGACACCCTTGAACGTTTTCGGGCTTCGCGGGACACCGCAACCACCAGCGCCGATATTCGCGCCGCAAGGCCCCTGGATCCGTCGTCCTACTGGTTCGAACAAATGGTGACCGAGCTGCCGGGCTGGCCCGCAGACTGTGCGTTGAAAGTCAATCAGAGCGCCGACAGACGCGGCCCGGCTCACACCTACGGCAACACCGGTGCCCCTCCGTCACGCACGCTGACCATCAGTCTGGCAGACGTCATGGCTGGCAGACTGCCGGAGTATGTGACCGGTTTTCTGAGTGATGCACAACTGGAGCAACTGCTTGGCGCAAGGCTGCCGAAGACGGAGCAAATAAAGGCCCTGCGCGACTTACTGGCCGACCGGGTTGACGCACGCCAATCAGAAATTTCGCAGTACGTTTATGGATACCGCACCATCAGCAGTGATCCACGTGTTCTCGAACTTCAGCGCCAATACCCTGATTTGCCGACCGCCATTGTCAAACGCCTGGTGGAGCAAGCCCGTCAGCCTGAAGTGGAGGCGCTGGACCACGGTCGGCGCCTGCCTCTCGACTTCAAATCCGCCGCGCGCGAATGCGCCTTCGAAACACGCACGACCCGTGCCTGGGAAGGCTTCATCGATAATGAACGCCTGACTTCCGACACCGAACGTCTGGCCTTGAACGTGCTGCGCCTGCACAGCGACGCTTACCGTGATATGCGCATCGAGATTCGCGACGGTTCGTTTGACGGAGCGTTGCGTTGCAGCGTCGGCGCAGAACACGCACACGAGATCCGGATCTTTCTGCATGACGGGCATGCCCGCTACGAAACCTTCGATGGCAACCGGCGCCCGCTGTTCGGTCCCGCCGACCTGTATGAGTCGATCCTGCGAACGATTCCCGAACAGGCAAGGCAACAAACCGGATACAGGCCGGGTCAGGGCCGCGTTTTCAAACAATGGTTGATGGAAATGAGCGAGTCGCCCAGGGAACGTCGAACGCAGTTGCTGGAGCCTTCGATCCGGCCTGTCGTGCAAACGTCAATTGAAAACCTGTTGCGTGGCCCGGTGTTTTCAAGAATGCCCAAGTCCTTGGAGCAGCGGGTCAAGGAGCTCTATCCGGGACTGAGTGACCGGGAGGTGGAAGCCTTTGTCAGCTCGTTGCCAATCGGGCGCGATCCTCTCGAAACAGTCAGGAGTCTTGAGATGGACTTGAGGAAGTTGAGTGAGTTGCTTGAAGACTGGAAACAGTCCCAGGCTGCCTTCGATCCCGAGGGCCCCGGCATCATTCCTTCAGCTGCTCGCACCATCGCAGATCGCATCCTTGCCTGCTTCAAGCGCGAAGCCGTGGCGTTCAACGAACGTAGCGCCCGCTACGAAGCAGGCTACACACTGGACCTTTCCGCCGAGCTGATGGGACCGGAGCTTGAGAAATGGTGGAGAACCCTACCGGATCTCAAGTCCTGGTTCGATCAGGTTACGACCCTCGATCTGGACCAGGCACGCTTTTCGCCCGCGACCGGGGGGCTTTTGAAGCACTTCCCCAACCTTCGCCACCTCAGCGCCCGCCAGTGCGGACTGAAACTGCTGCCGCCGCGAATTGCCGAGATGCCCGGGCTGGAAACCCTGCAGCTCAACCGCAACCAGATCCGCCTGACAGAAGAGTCCCGGGCACAGCTCAGAGACCTGACGCGTTTGCGCACCTTACGCCTTTCACTCAATCAGCTCGGGCGCGCACCGGACGTCAGCCGCATGCCGGACCTGACCACCCTGGATCTTGCCTATGCCGGGATCGACACCTGGCCCGAAGGGCTGTTCACGCCGCATCGGCGCCCTCGCGGTTTCTTCCTCGATCTGTCCACCCCGGCGATTGTCAGCGTTCCGCAGGTCGAGCCGGGCTCGCCGGATGCATGGCTCGTCGCACGAACGCGACTGGCCGTGAGTTACCTGGAGCCTGAGGCTCGCGAAACCTTCTATCAGTACCGTGAGTCGGTGGGGCTGCCCCGGCAAAACAACTATTCCTTCCTTGCCGCTGAAGCACGGAAAAAATGGCAGATGAGTGATACCTCACTGTACTGGGCCGATGACAGTCCCGGCCTGACAAGTTTCCGCAACGAAGCCTGGGACAACCTGATGCACGAGCCGGGCTCCCAAGGTTTTTTCCAGATCATCGACAGCCTGACCCGGTCGGCCGACTACCAGGAAGGCGGCACCTCACGCCGGATTCTGACCCGGCGAGTCTGGGATCTGATCGATGCCATGGATCTGGACACCGAACTGCGGGAAAAACTGTTCAGGACGGCAGAAGAACCGACCACCTGCGCCGACGCCAGCTCCGAAGTTTTCAACATCATGGGTGTTCAGGCGCTGGCGTCCCGGGCGTATTCCTATTCGACTTCGGGAGCGGAACTCGAGGGCAGACTGGTGAAACTGGCCCGAGGCGCCACACGCCTTGAACGGGTGAATGAAATTGCCCGCGCCGATGCGTTGTCTCGCCCGAGTCGGGAAGAAGAGGTCGAAATCTACCTGGCCTACCAAACGCGCCTGAGTGCGCGACTCGATTTGCCCTGGCAGTCCGAACAGATGCTTTACGAAGGAGTGGCAGGCGTGACGCAGGCCCGCATCGACAACGCCTGCATGACGGTTCTGGAGCTTGAAACCGGTGACGGCCTGGTCAACGGGATGCTTGAACAACCTTTCTGGGAACACTATTTGCGGGATACGCAGGCCGCAGCCTACAAAATCAACGACGAGTCATACGAACGACAACTGTCCCGGCTAGAACAACGGCACTCACCTGACGCGGTGCTGCCTCTGAATGATGAGGAATATACCCGCGAGCTCACTGAGCTGGCTTACCGAAGACTGGGATTGGGGCGTTCGCTGACCACGACGTTGATGCGCCGTCACGGGCTGCTGCCGATGCCTTCCTGAGGTCACCTCGGGAAGGCCGGTACGGATCAGACTTCCGAATCCCAGATCACAGTGACATTGCCGGTGTAACGCTTTGCCTGGCCGGGCTGCAACATGTCTTCCATGTAGTGGCTCGGTACCTCGAAGTGCAACACTCCGGGCGCGCGATCCACATAGTGGCCCGGGCGAAAAAGCGCACCTGCGCCGCTCTGCGTCAACCGGTGGTTTTTTACCGGCTGGCCCGAACTGTCAGTGATGCCGTGGGGAAGGCTGACGCTCAGAGAGACCTGGGGCAACGTCGAACCGGATTCGGTATCACGCAAACTGCAGGCGCCAATGCCCGGATGTTCACACTCAATGAACATCCGGAAGGGTGCGGAGACACCAATGTTGAATGTCTGATCACGAAACAATC
This genomic window contains:
- a CDS encoding transglycosylase domain-containing protein, whose amino-acid sequence is MGALWQTDSSEKVVPTERVDEAPVPEKPRRNRHGWKAFWLLLVIIAIVVGLAAMKEMRTSRFQSREVSQYAAKLTYELQPGPSEAIRYPGNGPFDLRLGYSSLDEFLPRLLKRNYVITEQTRFSPALLGYTDKGLFVPYSEKIQAGLSITDCRAAPLYQYNYPQQLYSSFESIPPVVVNSLLFIENRFLLDPKQPLANPAVDWPRFGMAAWSQVAKLLHLPGQSAGGSTLATQLEKYRHSPDGLTVNGAEKIRQMISASVRAYQAGPDTLPARRNIIRDYLNSVPLSAVPGHGEVHGMAEGLRVWYGADFNEANKKLASTATDPQTMADKGLALREMLSLMIAQRRPSHYLTKGREELADLTDSHLRLLKQNGVIDNALADAALASKVTYRDWQTQPTIQPIETNKGISVARSRLASMLNRPLYDLDRLDLSATSTLQGELQTQATAYLKKLADPAYAAEIGLMGERLLTPTSTTQVRYSFTLFELTPDGSRVRVQTDSTDQPFDINEGSKLELGSTAKMRVLTTYLQIISELHDKYGAMTVPELKKVDVPDQDRLSQWVIDYLIQNKDHDLSKMLGAALDRKYSASPGEAFFTGGGLHVFHNFRKEDNGRMPTLRDALRESINLPFIRLMRDLVRYTTYSGPNNSAELLKDDRDPRRQEYLASFADREGTSFLLKFWKKYKNKDTQARLDTFLDSMRPTPIRMAAVHRYLLPNASQQDFNTFVRSHLKGAKLTEKLTDERLERLYLAYGPGTYDLPDQGFIAKVHPLDLWLIGYLLNHPDATWSQIVKASQFERQEVYSWLFKSKHKGARDSRIRTMLEIEAFLDIHQRWQKVGYPFDHLVPSLATAIGSSGDRPAALAELIGTILNDGVRMPTLRIDSLHFAAGTPYETRLVNDPHVGKRVMPSEVAKAMREALSQVVDSGTAKRVSGSFKMADGQPLIMGGKTGTGDNRIEAIGSGGRILSSKSINRTATFVFYIGDTHFGTLTAYVPGRSAENFKFTSALPVQVLKGMAPILNNYLQPGSHTQCQPVEVARR
- a CDS encoding NEL-type E3 ubiquitin ligase domain-containing protein, whose product is MSNFQTNSHRLKTTFIQSRGRHYDFIKNNIHDTFKHTSLHRALALSTATLNKQPWHEKPDQTPAKTANLAAWKAQNQTDQALGKIKSLEAFAVHLLENGLKEKFGLAVNVKQTYLRLYFPKETPWYIINVLPGVASRTVSLLDAALHNFASNETFTADSDFISKPDENGHFDVLGIKKTLSIEQFKNLCRELDIGKRYTRYLRHHLLPRDPASRAAIEHQTTQSQKATLIFAAHLALLTGDIGTNAHDVIMGMVEGQTGLTLDGKVMQCCELSIMDAALTGIVLFTSVRQQSAGEDRMIAYVPHDPEHPLKEYASSLEFVKELTRQLRANEPLSKGRGNYWQFFSQFIDQQQRGHFFATLEQRLSKIKWSEQRAPLDPGPTWRPVPVEKPALAFRVRPVTQNLWKHQYQRKIDKILNDARDIAVSTEMADQNSRRAWWDNFEKILSDIFNAALLVITPFVPFLGELMLAYTAYQIATDVFEGILDLTQENWAEMGEHLTAIVTDIAQLAALSAGVAIGAEFRLKLSSLIDGMQPVISSDGNTRLWHPDLVPYELAGPPPPPGSRRDAKGLFQHAGRNVLLLDGKTYEVRQDSHDGQHRIQHPERPQAYAPKLRHNGRGAWVHEGEKPGDWAAPKLMRRLGPSAEGFSDRQLENIRRISGTEDHALRQMYIDNASPPLLLEDTLERFRASRDTATTSADIRAARPLDPSSYWFEQMVTELPGWPADCALKVNQSADRRGPAHTYGNTGAPPSRTLTISLADVMAGRLPEYVTGFLSDAQLEQLLGARLPKTEQIKALRDLLADRVDARQSEISQYVYGYRTISSDPRVLELQRQYPDLPTAIVKRLVEQARQPEVEALDHGRRLPLDFKSAARECAFETRTTRAWEGFIDNERLTSDTERLALNVLRLHSDAYRDMRIEIRDGSFDGALRCSVGAEHAHEIRIFLHDGHARYETFDGNRRPLFGPADLYESILRTIPEQARQQTGYRPGQGRVFKQWLMEMSESPRERRTQLLEPSIRPVVQTSIENLLRGPVFSRMPKSLEQRVKELYPGLSDREVEAFVSSLPIGRDPLETVRSLEMDLRKLSELLEDWKQSQAAFDPEGPGIIPSAARTIADRILACFKREAVAFNERSARYEAGYTLDLSAELMGPELEKWWRTLPDLKSWFDQVTTLDLDQARFSPATGGLLKHFPNLRHLSARQCGLKLLPPRIAEMPGLETLQLNRNQIRLTEESRAQLRDLTRLRTLRLSLNQLGRAPDVSRMPDLTTLDLAYAGIDTWPEGLFTPHRRPRGFFLDLSTPAIVSVPQVEPGSPDAWLVARTRLAVSYLEPEARETFYQYRESVGLPRQNNYSFLAAEARKKWQMSDTSLYWADDSPGLTSFRNEAWDNLMHEPGSQGFFQIIDSLTRSADYQEGGTSRRILTRRVWDLIDAMDLDTELREKLFRTAEEPTTCADASSEVFNIMGVQALASRAYSYSTSGAELEGRLVKLARGATRLERVNEIARADALSRPSREEEVEIYLAYQTRLSARLDLPWQSEQMLYEGVAGVTQARIDNACMTVLELETGDGLVNGMLEQPFWEHYLRDTQAAAYKINDESYERQLSRLEQRHSPDAVLPLNDEEYTRELTELAYRRLGLGRSLTTTLMRRHGLLPMPS